Proteins encoded within one genomic window of Couchioplanes caeruleus:
- a CDS encoding putative bifunctional diguanylate cyclase/phosphodiesterase codes for MTGTVAPTGYQDRMPRQVGELAVPVKPVAASTPLADVQAILREDPLLPGVVVRAVDGQLRLLSRVHVEHAAVPGLDRVPTMGDLPPAETLKLRASTAVDVAAEAALARPSATRDDAILITWPHNRYGIAPMLDLIAAMARRYVRLTRTDALTGLANRHALTTRGEEWLREHTDGALLVIDLDRFAEINEALGYQGADQILRQVSAALTEAAGDDDIVARLDGDQFAVLLTDRPEAGTEAGPDGWTERIAHQLAQRARGPFTVTGIPVSVEMSIGVAHTAQAGNDVDTLLRRATMAMQVAKRARTGVEAWDPHAAAARGTDLRLMAELRAATTRGQLRLHYQPLIAAADGRPHGVEALVRWQHPDRGLLPPGVFLPDAERSDIIIDLTDWVLAEAIGQAATWRSAGTPMPVSVNISAAYLAQERAVATIAALLAVQQVPADLLTVEITESTMMTHPERAATRLGALRKLGARVSVDDFGTGYTSLALLPELPIDELKIDRSFVSRMVDSAPHAAIVRTVTDLAKSLGVTVVAEGIEDEPTADALRALGVDLLQGYHFARPQSPELLQLPGLSRQRC; via the coding sequence ATGACCGGCACCGTGGCGCCCACCGGCTACCAGGACCGCATGCCTCGCCAGGTCGGGGAGCTCGCCGTACCGGTGAAGCCCGTCGCCGCGAGCACCCCGCTCGCCGACGTTCAGGCGATCCTGCGCGAGGATCCGCTGCTGCCGGGCGTCGTCGTCCGCGCCGTCGATGGTCAGCTCCGGTTGCTGAGCCGCGTCCACGTCGAGCACGCCGCCGTACCGGGGCTCGACCGCGTGCCCACCATGGGCGACCTGCCGCCGGCCGAGACCCTGAAACTGCGGGCCAGCACGGCGGTCGACGTCGCCGCGGAAGCGGCGCTGGCCCGACCGTCCGCGACCCGTGACGACGCCATCCTCATCACCTGGCCGCACAACCGGTACGGCATCGCGCCGATGCTGGACCTCATCGCCGCCATGGCCCGCCGCTACGTGCGACTCACCCGCACCGACGCCCTCACCGGACTCGCCAACCGCCACGCCCTCACCACCCGCGGCGAGGAATGGCTGCGCGAACACACGGATGGTGCGCTGCTCGTCATCGACCTCGACCGGTTCGCAGAGATCAACGAAGCCCTCGGCTACCAGGGCGCCGACCAGATCCTGCGCCAGGTCTCCGCCGCCCTCACCGAGGCGGCCGGAGACGACGACATCGTGGCCCGCCTCGACGGCGACCAGTTCGCGGTCCTGCTCACCGACCGCCCGGAGGCCGGCACCGAAGCCGGCCCCGACGGATGGACGGAGCGGATCGCCCACCAGCTCGCCCAGCGGGCCCGCGGCCCGTTCACCGTCACCGGCATCCCGGTCAGCGTCGAGATGAGCATCGGCGTCGCCCACACTGCCCAGGCAGGCAACGACGTCGACACCCTGCTGCGCCGGGCCACCATGGCCATGCAGGTCGCCAAGCGGGCCCGCACCGGCGTCGAGGCGTGGGATCCGCACGCCGCCGCGGCCCGCGGCACCGACCTGCGACTGATGGCAGAACTACGCGCCGCCACCACCCGCGGGCAACTGCGCCTGCACTATCAACCCCTCATCGCCGCCGCTGACGGCCGCCCGCACGGCGTCGAGGCTCTCGTCCGCTGGCAGCACCCCGATCGTGGCCTGCTGCCGCCCGGAGTGTTCCTGCCCGACGCCGAACGCTCCGACATCATCATCGACCTCACCGACTGGGTCCTCGCCGAAGCCATCGGCCAGGCCGCCACCTGGCGGAGCGCCGGGACGCCGATGCCGGTGTCGGTCAACATCTCCGCCGCCTACCTCGCCCAGGAGCGGGCCGTGGCGACCATCGCCGCGTTGCTCGCCGTGCAGCAAGTGCCGGCCGACCTGCTCACCGTCGAGATCACCGAGAGCACCATGATGACCCACCCCGAGCGGGCCGCGACCCGCCTGGGTGCCCTGCGCAAGCTCGGCGCACGGGTGTCGGTCGACGACTTCGGCACCGGCTACACCTCGCTCGCGCTCCTGCCCGAGCTGCCCATCGACGAACTGAAGATCGACCGCAGCTTCGTCTCCCGGATGGTCGACTCCGCCCCGCACGCCGCCATCGTGCGTACCGTGACCGACCTGGCGAAATCCCTCGGAGTGACCGTCGTCGCCGAAGGCATCGAAGACGAACCGACCGCGGACGCCCTCCGCGCGCTCGGCGTCGACCTGCTGCAGGGTTACCACTTCGCCCGCCCGCAGAGCCCCGAACTGCTGCAGCTTCCAGGACTGTCCCGCCAACGGTGTTGA
- a CDS encoding TetR/AcrR family transcriptional regulator gives MARTRSFTTANAVRAARDQFWEHGYEATSLADLERVTGLNRSSIYQAFGSKHQLFSLAVESYLAEVAAPRLAALEAPGAGIAQVVEYLESLAAVMADAPGSLAGRGCLVVNTITERAGHDPEAHAVGVAYRDRLLRAFAGALPPETAAHRAELLTGAVIAVLVTARLAPAAAATLARAAAMEARSWR, from the coding sequence ATGGCGCGCACCAGGTCGTTCACGACGGCGAACGCGGTGCGCGCTGCCCGCGACCAGTTCTGGGAGCACGGGTACGAGGCCACCTCCCTGGCCGACCTCGAACGGGTCACCGGACTCAACCGATCCAGCATCTACCAGGCGTTCGGCAGCAAGCATCAGCTCTTCTCCCTGGCCGTGGAGAGCTACCTCGCCGAGGTGGCGGCGCCGCGCCTGGCAGCCCTGGAGGCGCCCGGCGCCGGTATCGCGCAGGTGGTCGAGTACCTCGAATCGCTGGCCGCCGTCATGGCGGACGCCCCCGGCTCCCTCGCCGGGCGCGGTTGCCTCGTCGTGAACACCATCACCGAGCGCGCGGGGCACGATCCGGAGGCACACGCGGTGGGCGTCGCCTACCGCGACAGGCTGCTGCGCGCTTTCGCGGGCGCCCTTCCGCCGGAAACCGCCGCGCACCGGGCCGAGTTGTTGACCGGCGCGGTGATCGCGGTCCTGGTCACCGCCCGCCTTGCTCCCGCGGCGGCCGCCACCCTGGCCCGTGCCGCCGCGATGGAGGCACGCAGCTGGCGGTGA
- a CDS encoding RidA family protein, translating to MAVTLVNPVGLPDAGVYKHVSVATGSKLVHVAGQVAWDAGGKLVGEGDLAAQVEQCYVNVHTALSGIGATFDDVVKLVVHAVDWQPAKMPQLVEGIERAKARLGITAAPPASLFGIVALDVPEHLVEIEATAVLD from the coding sequence ATGGCTGTGACCTTGGTGAACCCGGTAGGACTGCCGGATGCGGGTGTCTATAAGCACGTCTCGGTGGCGACGGGCTCGAAGCTGGTCCACGTCGCGGGGCAAGTCGCCTGGGATGCCGGGGGCAAGCTGGTCGGCGAAGGGGATCTCGCCGCGCAGGTCGAGCAGTGCTACGTCAACGTCCACACAGCCCTGTCGGGCATCGGCGCGACATTCGACGACGTGGTGAAGCTGGTCGTGCACGCGGTCGACTGGCAGCCCGCGAAGATGCCGCAGTTGGTCGAGGGCATCGAGCGGGCGAAGGCGCGGCTGGGCATCACTGCGGCCCCGCCGGCGTCACTGTTCGGCATCGTGGCGCTGGACGTGCCAGAGCACCTGGTGGAGATCGAGGCGACCGCCGTGCTCGACTAA
- a CDS encoding alkaline phosphatase PhoX, whose protein sequence is MDRRTMLRAAVVGAGTVALPFTAWSAAYGAPAQNAPGPYGPLQPADAHGIQLPAGFTSSIVARSRQVVPGTSYVWHDAPDGGAVIPNGAGWIYVSNSEVSAAAGGGASRILFSSTGAVVGASRILSGTNSNCAGGKTPWNTWLSCEEVSLGRVFETYPLGGTAVARPAMGRFKHEAAAADPVRQVIYLTEDETDGKFYRFLPTTWGDLSSGTLQVLRAGSATSGSFTWATVPDPDGSPTVTRRQVSGAKTFNGGEGCHYADDTVWFTTKGDNRVWQINLVSNTYELAYDDNLVNPGAAPLTGVDNITGSTAGDLYIAEDGGSMEICIITPDDKVSSFLRITGHSGSEITGPAFTPAGDRLYFSSQRGTSGSSSGGITYCVTGPFRR, encoded by the coding sequence ATGGATCGGCGAACGATGTTGCGGGCCGCTGTCGTCGGCGCGGGAACGGTGGCCTTGCCGTTCACGGCCTGGTCTGCGGCGTACGGGGCGCCGGCGCAGAACGCGCCAGGACCGTACGGTCCGCTGCAGCCGGCGGACGCCCACGGCATTCAGTTGCCCGCCGGTTTCACCAGTTCGATCGTCGCCCGTTCCCGGCAGGTGGTGCCCGGTACGTCGTACGTGTGGCATGACGCCCCCGACGGCGGTGCGGTGATCCCGAACGGCGCCGGTTGGATCTACGTGTCGAACTCCGAGGTGAGCGCGGCCGCCGGCGGAGGCGCCTCCCGGATTCTCTTCTCCTCCACCGGAGCTGTCGTCGGGGCGTCCCGGATCCTGTCCGGTACCAACAGCAACTGCGCCGGCGGTAAGACGCCGTGGAATACCTGGCTGTCGTGTGAGGAGGTCTCGTTGGGCCGGGTCTTCGAGACGTACCCCCTGGGCGGGACGGCGGTGGCGCGTCCGGCGATGGGCCGGTTCAAGCACGAGGCCGCCGCCGCTGATCCGGTACGACAGGTGATCTACCTGACCGAGGACGAGACGGACGGCAAGTTCTACCGGTTCCTGCCCACGACCTGGGGCGACCTCTCCTCGGGCACGCTGCAGGTGCTCCGCGCGGGCAGCGCGACCTCCGGGTCGTTCACCTGGGCTACCGTTCCCGACCCGGACGGTTCGCCGACCGTGACCCGGCGGCAGGTGTCCGGGGCGAAGACGTTCAACGGGGGAGAGGGCTGCCACTACGCCGACGACACCGTCTGGTTCACCACCAAGGGCGACAACCGGGTCTGGCAGATCAACCTCGTCAGCAACACGTACGAGCTCGCGTACGACGACAACCTGGTCAACCCTGGTGCCGCCCCGCTGACCGGCGTCGACAACATCACCGGCTCCACCGCAGGGGACCTGTACATCGCCGAGGACGGCGGCAGCATGGAGATCTGCATCATCACCCCTGATGACAAGGTGTCGTCGTTCCTGCGGATCACCGGCCATAGCGGCTCCGAGATCACCGGACCGGCCTTCACGCCCGCCGGCGACCGGCTGTACTTCTCCTCGCAACGCGGCACGTCAGGCTCCTCCTCCGGCGGCATCACCTATTGCGTCACCGGTCCTTTCCGCCGGTAG
- a CDS encoding winged helix-turn-helix transcriptional regulator: MGTRNEIAALPPEADLARADSLAREIFSDIANKWAFLIVEFLGQRTMRFGELRDHIGGISHKMLTQNLRMLEHNGLIERTVHPTIPPRVEYALTEAGVALRAVVDGMCGWTQKYLGHIEAARRRG; encoded by the coding sequence ATGGGTACGAGGAACGAGATCGCGGCGCTGCCGCCCGAAGCCGACCTGGCCCGGGCCGACTCCTTGGCGAGGGAGATCTTCTCCGACATCGCGAACAAGTGGGCGTTCCTCATCGTGGAGTTTCTCGGTCAGCGCACGATGCGCTTCGGTGAGCTGCGCGACCACATCGGTGGAATCAGCCACAAGATGCTCACCCAGAACCTCCGCATGCTCGAGCACAACGGTCTGATCGAGCGGACCGTGCACCCCACGATCCCGCCGCGCGTCGAGTACGCCCTCACCGAAGCGGGCGTCGCCCTGCGTGCTGTCGTCGACGGAATGTGCGGCTGGACCCAGAAGTATCTGGGCCACATCGAGGCCGCCCGCCGACGCGGTTAG
- a CDS encoding methionyl-tRNA formyltransferase, whose protein sequence is MRVVMFGYQTWGHRTLQALLDSEHEVPLVVTHPKSDHAYEKIWDDSVADLAEQHGVPVLIRNRPDDEDLMSALKEAAPDVIVATNWRTWIPPQIFNLPPRGTLNIHDSLLPAYAGFSPLIWALINGEKEVGVTAHMMNDELDAGDIVLQRAVPVGPTDTTTDLFHKTLELFGPITVDGLALIASGRTDWVKQDRSKASFFHKRSTEDIRIDWNWPAEDLERLVRAQCAPYPSAFTYHRGQQLDILAAAVSQGRYGGTPGRIFYQEGDAVVIVAGADARTGRNHGLAIKRVRTHDGRELPAAEYFTTMGGYLTNQP, encoded by the coding sequence ATGCGGGTCGTCATGTTCGGCTACCAGACCTGGGGGCACCGCACGTTGCAGGCGCTCCTCGACTCCGAGCACGAGGTCCCGCTCGTCGTCACCCACCCGAAGAGCGATCATGCCTACGAGAAGATCTGGGACGACTCCGTCGCCGACCTGGCGGAGCAGCACGGGGTGCCGGTGCTGATCCGCAACCGCCCCGACGACGAGGACCTGATGAGCGCCCTCAAGGAGGCGGCACCGGACGTCATCGTGGCGACCAACTGGCGGACCTGGATCCCCCCGCAGATCTTCAACCTGCCGCCCCGGGGCACCCTCAACATCCACGACTCCCTGCTCCCCGCCTACGCCGGCTTCTCGCCCTTGATCTGGGCGCTCATCAACGGGGAGAAGGAGGTCGGCGTCACCGCCCACATGATGAACGACGAGCTCGATGCCGGCGACATCGTCCTGCAGCGCGCGGTACCCGTCGGCCCGACCGACACCACGACGGACTTGTTCCACAAGACCCTCGAGCTGTTCGGTCCCATCACGGTGGACGGCCTGGCACTGATCGCCTCCGGGCGCACCGACTGGGTCAAGCAGGACCGGTCCAAGGCCAGCTTCTTCCACAAGCGCTCCACCGAAGACATTCGCATCGACTGGAACTGGCCGGCGGAGGATCTGGAGCGACTCGTGCGCGCCCAGTGCGCCCCGTACCCGAGCGCCTTCACCTACCACCGCGGCCAGCAACTCGACATTCTCGCCGCCGCGGTGTCGCAGGGACGCTACGGCGGAACCCCGGGGCGCATCTTCTACCAGGAGGGCGACGCGGTCGTCATCGTCGCCGGCGCCGACGCACGCACCGGCCGCAACCACGGGCTGGCCATCAAGCGGGTACGCACCCACGACGGTCGGGAACTGCCCGCGGCGGAGTACTTCACCACGATGGGCGGCTACCTCACCAACCAGCCGTAA
- a CDS encoding alkaline phosphatase PhoX, which yields MPTSRRTFLAGGTAAGVGLAVAGAVPSLAQATPGRPRRDGGHVPFPPLVDDPDGILALPEGFSYAIVTRTGVTRLDRGQGLTPSSPDGMAVYHAGRGRYTLIQNHEIDPGEEFGVPHVKGTVYDPGAVDAGGCTVITTDRAGRNLGEFVAISGTVANCAGGPTPWGTWLTCEETEDRAGDKWTEGGRAGVFQKDHGYVFEVWADGTANPRPIRCLGRYAHEALAIDKDRTHIYLSEDADGPNGLFYRWTAPRGVRVGPGVLTRLAPDAGVLAAMQIIMDDGSVLPDVAYLTSAQLGRPFPVRWIEVPERDAKTTPVREQFADGQVTRGRKFEGVWGTDEGVYVVNSFAWEDGDLPADAVPHDGMVWFYNYRAKTIQLVTYFPHQSTSEEGAPAKYTDLAFDGPDNVTVTPWGSLVLAEDGAGASHVLSAFPGGPTYAIARNQLNDSEFCGPTFTDDGEVLFVNMQDPGLTLAITGPWQKYLG from the coding sequence GTGCCTACCTCTCGTCGTACCTTCCTGGCCGGCGGTACCGCCGCAGGCGTCGGTCTCGCCGTCGCCGGCGCCGTCCCGTCTCTGGCCCAGGCCACCCCGGGCCGGCCGCGCCGGGACGGCGGCCATGTGCCGTTCCCGCCGCTCGTCGACGACCCCGACGGCATCCTGGCGCTCCCTGAAGGGTTCAGCTACGCCATCGTCACCCGGACCGGCGTGACCCGGCTCGACCGCGGCCAGGGCCTGACCCCGTCCAGCCCCGACGGCATGGCCGTCTACCACGCCGGCCGCGGCCGCTACACGCTGATCCAGAACCATGAGATCGACCCGGGCGAGGAGTTCGGCGTACCGCACGTCAAGGGCACAGTCTACGATCCGGGCGCGGTCGACGCGGGCGGCTGCACGGTGATCACGACCGACCGGGCCGGCCGCAATCTCGGCGAGTTCGTCGCCATCTCCGGCACTGTCGCCAACTGTGCCGGCGGCCCCACCCCGTGGGGAACGTGGCTGACCTGCGAGGAGACCGAGGACCGGGCCGGAGACAAGTGGACGGAGGGCGGCCGGGCCGGCGTCTTCCAGAAGGACCACGGCTACGTCTTCGAGGTCTGGGCGGACGGCACCGCGAACCCGCGGCCGATCAGGTGCCTGGGGCGCTACGCCCACGAGGCCCTGGCCATCGACAAGGATCGCACCCACATCTATCTGTCCGAGGACGCCGACGGACCCAACGGCCTCTTCTACCGCTGGACCGCCCCGCGTGGCGTCCGGGTCGGTCCGGGCGTGCTCACCCGCCTCGCCCCGGACGCCGGCGTCCTCGCCGCGATGCAGATCATCATGGACGACGGCTCGGTGCTGCCGGACGTCGCCTACCTGACCTCCGCCCAACTCGGCCGTCCTTTCCCCGTACGGTGGATCGAGGTGCCCGAGCGCGACGCGAAGACCACACCGGTGCGGGAGCAGTTCGCCGACGGCCAGGTCACACGCGGACGCAAGTTCGAGGGCGTGTGGGGCACCGACGAGGGCGTGTACGTCGTCAATTCCTTCGCCTGGGAGGATGGCGATCTCCCTGCGGACGCGGTCCCGCACGACGGCATGGTCTGGTTCTACAACTACCGCGCCAAGACCATCCAGTTGGTCACCTACTTCCCGCACCAGAGCACGTCGGAGGAAGGCGCGCCGGCCAAGTACACCGACCTGGCCTTCGACGGCCCCGACAACGTGACCGTGACACCGTGGGGAAGCCTCGTGCTCGCCGAGGACGGCGCCGGCGCGTCCCACGTGCTCAGTGCCTTCCCGGGCGGCCCGACGTACGCGATCGCCCGCAACCAGCTCAACGACTCCGAGTTCTGCGGACCGACCTTCACCGACGACGGCGAGGTGCTCTTCGTCAACATGCAGGACCCCGGCCTCACCCTGGCCATCACCGGCCCGTGGCAGAAGTACCTCGGCTGA
- a CDS encoding 1-phosphofructokinase family hexose kinase → MADDGTILVFAPVPQLTITIEQQGETPELHVHPGGQGIWQARMCAALGAPVTLCAAVGGEIGDVIARLLEREDVRVRIVARDTGSGWYVHDRRDGSRSEVAEHPGVPLGRHDLDALYTAALAEGLRARIAILSGAAGPQVVHPDVYRRLAADLNSHDVRVVADLTGDHLSAVLQGRVAFLKVSHEELIDSGRAPGDDDGALLDAAHQLRAEGAEAVLISRADRPGIALLGDDPLLVGLPALQTVDHRGAGDSMTAGVATVLARGGDLPEAVRTGAAAGALNVTRHGLGTGHRDAIAALADRVALTPLNAG, encoded by the coding sequence ATGGCCGACGACGGCACGATCCTGGTCTTCGCACCGGTTCCGCAGCTCACCATCACCATCGAGCAGCAGGGCGAGACGCCGGAGCTGCACGTTCACCCCGGCGGGCAGGGCATCTGGCAGGCCCGGATGTGCGCCGCACTGGGCGCGCCGGTCACGCTCTGCGCCGCCGTCGGCGGCGAGATCGGCGATGTCATCGCCCGACTGTTGGAACGCGAGGATGTCCGGGTACGCATCGTCGCGCGCGACACCGGCAGCGGATGGTACGTCCATGATCGCCGTGACGGTTCGCGGTCCGAGGTCGCGGAGCATCCCGGTGTGCCGCTGGGCCGCCACGACCTCGACGCGCTCTACACTGCCGCGCTCGCCGAGGGCCTGCGTGCCCGGATCGCGATACTCAGCGGCGCCGCGGGCCCCCAGGTCGTCCACCCCGACGTGTACCGGCGGCTCGCCGCCGACCTCAACTCCCATGACGTCCGTGTGGTGGCCGACCTCACCGGTGACCATCTCAGCGCCGTGCTGCAGGGACGGGTGGCCTTCCTCAAGGTGAGCCACGAGGAACTCATCGACTCGGGCCGCGCTCCCGGCGACGACGACGGCGCCCTGCTCGACGCCGCGCACCAGTTGCGGGCCGAGGGCGCCGAGGCGGTGCTGATCAGTCGGGCGGACCGGCCCGGCATCGCCCTGCTCGGCGACGACCCGCTCCTGGTCGGCCTGCCGGCCTTGCAGACCGTGGACCACCGCGGCGCCGGCGACTCGATGACCGCCGGAGTCGCCACTGTGCTCGCCCGCGGCGGCGACCTTCCCGAAGCCGTCCGCACCGGCGCCGCCGCCGGAGCGCTCAACGTCACCCGCCACGGCCTGGGCACCGGCCACCGCGACGCGATCGCCGCCCTCGCCGACCGGGTCGCCCTCACCCCGCTGAACGCCGGCTGA
- a CDS encoding DUF1304 domain-containing protein: MLLVALVAATLAALVHVQFFVLESLRFTRPAVWRRFLVTSQHDADAIRPMAFNQGWYNLFLALGVLAGVAATASGRTVAGASLIGFAGACMAGAGAVLLATDRRFARAAAVQAAPPLVALVALAAATL, encoded by the coding sequence GTGCTCCTCGTCGCCCTCGTGGCCGCCACCCTGGCCGCCCTCGTCCACGTCCAGTTCTTCGTGCTGGAGAGCCTGCGCTTCACCCGCCCGGCGGTTTGGCGGCGCTTTCTCGTCACGTCACAGCACGACGCCGACGCCATCCGGCCGATGGCGTTCAACCAGGGCTGGTACAACCTGTTCCTGGCCCTGGGCGTGCTCGCCGGCGTCGCCGCGACCGCGTCGGGCCGCACCGTCGCGGGCGCTTCCCTGATCGGCTTCGCCGGCGCCTGCATGGCCGGCGCGGGCGCCGTGCTGCTGGCCACCGACCGCCGCTTCGCCCGGGCCGCCGCGGTCCAGGCCGCGCCACCGCTGGTGGCACTCGTCGCCCTTGCCGCCGCAACTCTTTGA
- a CDS encoding PAS domain S-box protein: MWAQSNGGAAVQTATCPAATGGALSATSLAYLSVDRMGLITDWNPAAERMFGWTRAEIVGQPVADTIVPPQMRAAFLVTFTRHLVTGDTSSLGRRLELPARHRDGHELLIEITIDLVNNGADGFCAFAHDSTGRREAEQALWESNSLVQAILDHTTAVISAKDPDGKYLFVNREFERRFQVAAGELVGRTQADVLPAALAAVSQERDEQVLRSATASTNLEELPAGDELQQYIVTRFPLLDPSGVPRGVCSISIDDTARRRSAEALRRSEERFERIVSNMPGMVSRFEFAPNGAMAFSYVSDGCREVFGVEPEAVLADATVITSLFGPEETKSIVDSMRASAISLEHWRWEGHATLPTGERRYLQGTCRPERLPDGTLVWDGLLLDRTREKRAERDSARARRDLHQLISSLRGYAFTVKAQPDGSVRGVYSSADGSEIFGGPMTSHGDSLAAAIAALVHPEDQPKYAAFWASTRAGQPGDLTCRIIGYDGVQRWVFIRLRPRPEDPTTLDGVCCDLTPLPGSPATS; the protein is encoded by the coding sequence GTGTGGGCTCAGAGCAATGGCGGCGCTGCCGTTCAGACGGCAACTTGCCCGGCCGCCACGGGTGGTGCGCTGAGTGCTACCTCGCTGGCTTACCTCAGTGTCGACCGGATGGGTCTGATCACGGACTGGAACCCGGCCGCGGAGCGGATGTTCGGCTGGACCCGCGCGGAGATCGTCGGACAGCCGGTGGCCGACACGATCGTGCCGCCGCAGATGCGTGCCGCGTTTCTGGTCACGTTCACCCGTCACCTGGTGACCGGTGACACCAGCTCGTTGGGTCGGCGGCTGGAGTTGCCGGCCCGCCACCGCGACGGCCACGAGCTGCTCATCGAGATCACCATCGACCTGGTCAACAACGGCGCGGACGGGTTCTGCGCGTTCGCCCACGACAGCACCGGCCGACGCGAGGCCGAACAAGCGCTGTGGGAGAGCAACTCCCTGGTGCAGGCCATCCTCGACCACACCACCGCGGTGATCTCCGCCAAGGACCCCGATGGAAAGTACCTGTTCGTCAACCGCGAGTTCGAACGACGCTTCCAGGTCGCGGCCGGGGAGTTGGTCGGTCGGACCCAGGCCGACGTGCTTCCCGCCGCGCTGGCGGCGGTCTCCCAGGAGCGCGACGAGCAGGTGCTGCGCAGCGCCACCGCCTCGACCAACCTGGAGGAGCTTCCCGCCGGCGACGAGTTGCAGCAGTACATCGTCACTCGGTTTCCCCTGCTCGACCCGAGCGGGGTACCGCGCGGGGTGTGCTCGATCTCGATCGACGACACCGCGCGCCGGCGCAGCGCGGAGGCGCTGCGCCGCAGCGAGGAACGCTTCGAGCGGATCGTGAGCAACATGCCCGGCATGGTCAGCCGGTTCGAGTTCGCCCCGAACGGGGCCATGGCGTTCAGCTACGTCTCCGACGGCTGCCGCGAGGTCTTCGGTGTCGAACCCGAGGCGGTCCTCGCCGACGCCACCGTCATCACCAGCCTGTTCGGCCCCGAGGAGACCAAGTCGATCGTCGACAGCATGCGGGCGTCGGCGATCAGCCTCGAACACTGGCGCTGGGAGGGGCATGCGACCCTGCCCACCGGGGAGCGCCGCTACCTGCAGGGCACCTGCCGCCCGGAACGCCTCCCGGACGGCACCCTGGTCTGGGACGGCCTCCTGCTCGACCGTACCCGGGAGAAGAGGGCCGAGCGCGACTCCGCCCGCGCTCGCCGCGATCTCCATCAGTTGATCTCGTCGCTACGCGGCTATGCCTTCACGGTCAAGGCGCAGCCCGATGGCAGCGTTCGCGGCGTCTACAGTAGTGCCGACGGCTCGGAGATCTTCGGCGGGCCGATGACCAGCCACGGCGACTCCCTCGCCGCGGCCATCGCGGCGCTGGTGCACCCCGAGGACCAGCCGAAGTACGCGGCCTTCTGGGCCAGCACACGGGCCGGGCAGCCGGGCGACCTGACCTGCCGGATCATCGGTTACGACGGTGTCCAGCGGTGGGTCTTCATCCGGCTACGCCCGCGGCCGGAGGACCCCACGACGCTCGACGGCGTCTGCTGCGATCTGACCCCGCTGCCCGGCAGCCCGGCGACGTCATGA